One Paenibacillus riograndensis SBR5 DNA segment encodes these proteins:
- a CDS encoding YheC/YheD family protein has translation MKEQIRRISNKLTKTRVLARSQELKSRIPATKRMNQRVLQEMLQKYQMVYVKPCCGSLGQGVIRVEKTAGSSLRSKNSGNHAPGDKGTYRYQAGMQIHNFSDYDAAYQAIHKETRGKPYLVQKGIRLLLHKGRPFDIRVMVQRNLKGQWEATGVAGRVAHPLKVVTNGSQGGTIYPVEVLLTPYTSPEKRTALIAAMHDIGVKSARQLSTAYPGLQEIGVDLALDRNLKPWILEVNTAPDPCPFTKLKDRRMINRIVQYGKAYGRIYHLKCMKAKQGVV, from the coding sequence ATGAAGGAGCAGATCCGGCGGATATCCAACAAGCTGACGAAGACAAGGGTGCTGGCCAGGAGCCAGGAGTTAAAAAGTCGTATCCCGGCAACGAAAAGAATGAACCAGCGTGTGCTTCAGGAGATGCTGCAAAAATACCAGATGGTGTACGTTAAACCATGCTGCGGTTCTTTGGGGCAGGGCGTGATCCGGGTTGAAAAAACTGCCGGCAGCAGCCTGAGAAGCAAAAACAGCGGGAATCATGCCCCGGGGGACAAAGGGACTTACCGCTATCAGGCGGGTATGCAAATACACAACTTTTCTGACTATGACGCGGCATACCAGGCCATTCATAAGGAAACCCGGGGGAAGCCCTATCTCGTACAAAAAGGAATCCGGCTCCTGCTTCACAAGGGCCGCCCCTTTGATATCCGGGTGATGGTGCAGCGCAATCTCAAGGGCCAGTGGGAAGCTACCGGGGTGGCAGGACGCGTGGCGCATCCGCTCAAGGTGGTTACCAACGGCAGCCAAGGGGGAACGATTTATCCGGTTGAGGTATTATTAACACCCTACACCAGCCCGGAGAAGCGGACGGCATTGATCGCAGCTATGCATGACATTGGCGTGAAATCCGCCAGGCAGCTAAGCACGGCTTATCCCGGTCTTCAGGAAATCGGTGTGGACCTTGCCCTGGACCGGAACCTGAAGCCATGGATTCTGGAAGTAAATACAGCCCCTGATCCCTGTCCGTTCACCAAGCTGAAGGACCGCCGAATGATTAACCGGATCGTCCAATATGGCAAAGCGTATGGGCGGATATATCATCTTAAGTGTATGAAGGCGAAGCAGGGTGTGGTGTAA
- the sbnA gene encoding 2,3-diaminopropionate biosynthesis protein SbnA yields the protein MINEAADAAEQEAAMMLLDKLQDKVLEVSECFPWYKGLIGGETTDYKLQNLPLMTAEILETHYYTVSADPSLAVYRTSGTSSGRRKAIFYSEEDEKHYVDIKTKLFGELIAGSGCTRAMADMGTGHAAATALTIFERLGLEKSAIPFELPVEQHIERIQAFKPDLLYTMPSILDHIVYASDNPRALGIRKIILVGEIATPEWQRNMARLFGLDPRDITDTYGSIEIGTIAYYSHDLGRYIFADGIYAEGIGTQELGGELRPLGTDESILVLTSSVRKMLPAVRFVTYDVIRDFRPVMVGGVMKQSFGSIVKRVGRELKHGEKISLYDIEQVVYRHLEDAIVRVQVRNNALTVSVKSKSADHTILPVIRDEIRDCIPEIGMMIRGHLLKEIEVILAAGDEPLESGQVKNKKLYYQQQKDRAGINLSGGILAAIGNTPLIRLGNLFRNSRFEVYAKMELLNPGGSAKDRPALRMIQEAWKAGEIGPGTSIIESSSGNMAISLAMICKYLGMRFISVVDPRTTGTNLQILKALDAKIDVVAEPDPDTGEFLPARLKRVQQLLAELPGSCWLNQYGNPNNYLSHYHTTMKEIVTALDRIDYLFCSVSTCGTIRGLAEYARDHGLKTRIVAVDAEGSAIFGGNKSRRRFPGLGAGIVPPFCRTELIDRVVHVSDSEIVAGCRALAQNESVLAGASSGGIIAAVKHMEQEIAPGSVCGVIVHDKGERYLDTVYSDSWVQNQFGHSER from the coding sequence GTGATTAATGAGGCTGCAGATGCGGCGGAGCAGGAGGCGGCTATGATGCTGCTGGACAAATTGCAGGATAAGGTGCTCGAAGTGAGCGAGTGTTTTCCCTGGTACAAAGGGCTGATTGGTGGTGAGACAACGGATTATAAGCTGCAGAACCTTCCTCTTATGACAGCGGAAATTCTTGAAACCCATTATTATACAGTTTCTGCCGATCCTTCTCTGGCTGTATACAGGACATCGGGCACAAGCTCAGGCCGCAGAAAGGCAATATTCTACTCAGAGGAAGACGAGAAGCACTATGTTGACATCAAAACGAAGCTGTTTGGGGAGCTGATTGCAGGAAGCGGATGTACCAGAGCGATGGCGGACATGGGTACCGGACATGCAGCGGCCACGGCCCTAACGATTTTTGAACGGCTGGGGCTGGAAAAGAGTGCGATTCCCTTTGAGCTGCCGGTTGAACAGCATATTGAACGGATTCAGGCTTTTAAGCCGGATCTGCTGTACACGATGCCCTCCATCCTTGACCATATCGTATATGCCAGCGACAATCCGCGTGCCTTGGGTATCCGCAAAATCATTCTGGTCGGGGAAATCGCCACGCCCGAATGGCAGCGGAATATGGCCCGTCTGTTCGGTCTTGATCCGCGCGACATCACCGATACGTATGGTTCCATTGAAATCGGCACCATCGCCTATTACTCCCATGATCTGGGCAGGTATATTTTTGCTGACGGCATTTATGCGGAAGGGATCGGGACACAGGAGTTAGGCGGGGAATTGAGGCCGCTGGGAACAGATGAAAGCATCCTGGTCCTTACCTCCAGCGTCCGCAAGATGCTGCCTGCCGTCCGGTTCGTTACTTATGACGTGATCAGGGACTTCAGGCCCGTGATGGTTGGGGGAGTAATGAAGCAGAGCTTTGGTTCTATCGTCAAACGGGTGGGCCGGGAGCTGAAGCACGGGGAAAAAATCAGCCTGTACGATATCGAGCAGGTGGTATACCGCCATCTTGAGGACGCAATCGTCCGGGTTCAAGTAAGGAATAATGCGCTGACCGTATCTGTCAAAAGCAAATCTGCAGATCACACTATCCTTCCGGTCATCCGGGACGAGATCAGAGATTGCATTCCGGAAATCGGCATGATGATCAGGGGCCATCTGCTGAAGGAGATTGAGGTTATTCTGGCAGCCGGAGACGAACCGCTGGAGAGCGGGCAGGTGAAGAACAAAAAGTTATATTACCAGCAGCAGAAGGACAGGGCAGGGATCAACCTCAGCGGCGGCATTTTGGCGGCCATCGGAAATACGCCCTTAATCAGGCTGGGCAACCTGTTCCGGAACAGCAGGTTTGAGGTCTATGCCAAAATGGAGCTGCTGAACCCCGGAGGAAGCGCGAAGGACCGCCCTGCCCTGCGGATGATCCAGGAGGCTTGGAAGGCCGGAGAAATCGGGCCGGGCACTTCCATCATTGAATCAAGCTCGGGAAATATGGCGATCAGCCTGGCCATGATCTGCAAATATCTGGGGATGCGGTTTATTAGTGTTGTAGACCCTCGGACAACCGGGACGAATCTTCAAATCCTTAAGGCACTGGATGCCAAAATAGATGTTGTGGCCGAGCCCGACCCGGACACAGGCGAGTTTTTGCCTGCCCGGCTGAAACGTGTGCAGCAGCTCCTGGCAGAGCTGCCGGGCAGCTGCTGGCTGAACCAGTATGGTAATCCGAATAATTATTTGTCCCACTACCACACGACAATGAAAGAAATCGTGACTGCGCTTGACCGGATCGATTATTTGTTTTGCAGCGTCAGTACATGCGGCACGATCCGCGGCCTTGCGGAATATGCAAGGGATCATGGCCTGAAGACCAGGATTGTGGCCGTTGACGCGGAAGGCAGCGCCATTTTTGGCGGGAATAAGAGCCGGCGGCGGTTCCCGGGACTCGGTGCCGGAATCGTGCCGCCCTTTTGCAGAACAGAGCTGATTGACCGGGTCGTGCATGTCTCGGACTCCGAGATTGTTGCAGGCTGCCGGGCACTCGCACAGAACGAATCGGTCCTGGCCGGCGCATCCTCCGGGGGAATTATTGCCGCAGTGAAGCATATGGAGCAGGAAATAGCCCCGGGATCTGTCTGCGGGGTGATTGTGCATGACAAAGGAGAACGTTACCTCGATACCGTGTACTCCGATTCATGGGTGCAGAACCAGTTCGGCCATAGCGAAAGATAA
- a CDS encoding ornithine cyclodeaminase, with the protein MLYLNDRDLRAVGLDWPALVDSVESAVRILDSGDYAQPVKPYLRYNNLNNRIIAMPAYVGGEVSAAGIKWISSFPDNLKAGLPRAHSITVLNDPLTGQPSAILNSPVPSLVRTASISGLMIRHWLQARPLERIQLGIIGWGPVGQYHFQMAAALYGERIESIRIYDIRGVDLAEIPPLYRDRTEAAATWAEVYLHSNIFITCTVSNHRYIDLPPARGSLLLNVSLRDYKPEALAAVTAVIVDDWDEVCRENTDIERLHLERGLTQGGTGKITDVVVRHCLTDFAEAEPVFFCPMGMAVFDIATAVYYVKKAREKGIGNELE; encoded by the coding sequence ATGCTGTACTTAAACGACCGGGATCTCCGGGCCGTCGGGCTGGATTGGCCTGCCCTGGTGGACTCCGTAGAATCTGCGGTGCGCATTCTTGATTCCGGTGATTACGCACAGCCGGTTAAGCCCTACTTAAGATATAACAATCTTAATAACCGTATTATCGCAATGCCAGCTTACGTAGGGGGAGAGGTGAGCGCGGCGGGAATCAAGTGGATTTCCAGCTTCCCGGATAATCTTAAGGCCGGTCTTCCCCGGGCCCATAGCATCACCGTGCTGAATGACCCCCTTACAGGCCAGCCCTCAGCAATCCTGAATTCACCGGTCCCCAGCCTCGTCAGGACAGCTTCCATCAGCGGGCTGATGATCCGCCACTGGCTGCAGGCGCGCCCGCTGGAGCGGATTCAGCTCGGGATTATCGGCTGGGGACCGGTTGGACAGTATCATTTCCAAATGGCAGCGGCTCTGTACGGTGAACGGATTGAGAGCATCCGGATCTATGATATCCGGGGAGTGGATTTGGCGGAAATCCCGCCTCTTTATAGAGACAGGACGGAAGCGGCCGCCACGTGGGCAGAGGTCTATTTGCATTCCAATATCTTTATCACATGTACTGTATCCAACCACCGGTATATCGATCTTCCCCCAGCCCGGGGCAGTCTTCTGCTGAATGTTTCACTGCGGGATTACAAGCCGGAGGCGTTAGCGGCGGTGACAGCCGTCATCGTCGATGACTGGGATGAAGTCTGCCGGGAGAATACGGACATTGAGCGGCTCCATCTGGAACGGGGACTGACTCAGGGCGGCACGGGAAAGATTACCGATGTCGTCGTCCGGCATTGCCTGACCGATTTCGCTGAAGCCGAGCCGGTCTTTTTCTGCCCGATGGGCATGGCCGTTTTCGATATTGCTACAGCGGTATATTACGTGAAGAAGGCAAGGGAGAAAGGGATCGGCAACGAGCTGGAGTAG
- a CDS encoding sugar phosphate nucleotidyltransferase, with protein sequence MHTILLCGGSGQRLWPLSGRIRSKMFLELLPAPDGGKESMIGRVCRQLDHAGLGASALFVAHEDQLALTRRHTRNRYPVIGEPHKRGTFTAAALGALYLYSAGKAKPEDTLCVAPADMYTDDAFFDCFHRFTDILADSQAELVLLGTRPTHPSDQYGYIIPGNAGPGAYAPVLSFQEKPDSARALELIQQQALWNCGIFAFRLSFMLSHLERMGLPAEPAAFTELYPGFPVRSFDQEVAERSRKAVVLRHEGEWRDLGSWDALTARLADPVIGEGGIWGSSRDTHIVNDLGIPLHVIGVSGIVAAGSPEGILIAGKGEANAIKEILQQAAEEPRYGETGWGSYTVLDRTFSGPELILTLALSLLPGHDLPELQCQHSSKSWVIVSGQGEIVLNGLPAAAQTGGIFTIARGDRHGIRAFTALKLIEIRTCGQDDEQKIYS encoded by the coding sequence GTGCATACCATTCTTTTATGCGGCGGTTCCGGCCAGCGGCTGTGGCCGCTGTCGGGCCGCATCCGTTCCAAAATGTTTCTGGAGCTGCTTCCGGCACCGGATGGAGGCAAGGAGTCCATGATCGGGCGGGTATGCCGCCAATTGGATCATGCCGGTCTTGGTGCATCGGCATTGTTCGTCGCACATGAGGATCAGCTGGCCCTGACGCGGCGGCACACCCGGAACCGGTATCCGGTGATTGGTGAGCCCCACAAGCGGGGCACATTCACAGCAGCCGCACTCGGGGCGCTCTATTTGTATTCCGCAGGAAAAGCCAAACCGGAAGACACGTTATGTGTCGCTCCAGCCGATATGTACACGGATGATGCCTTCTTCGATTGTTTTCACCGGTTCACAGACATTCTGGCCGATTCACAGGCCGAACTTGTCCTGCTTGGGACAAGGCCCACCCACCCTTCGGACCAGTACGGCTATATCATTCCGGGGAACGCTGGACCGGGAGCCTATGCCCCCGTCCTGTCGTTTCAGGAAAAGCCGGACAGCGCCAGGGCCTTGGAGCTTATACAACAGCAGGCATTATGGAACTGCGGCATTTTTGCTTTTCGCCTAAGCTTCATGCTGTCGCATTTGGAGCGCATGGGTCTGCCCGCTGAACCCGCTGCATTTACAGAGCTGTACCCCGGATTCCCGGTCCGCAGCTTCGACCAGGAAGTGGCGGAGCGCAGCCGGAAAGCTGTCGTGCTGAGGCATGAAGGAGAATGGCGCGATTTGGGCAGCTGGGATGCACTGACCGCGCGCCTGGCCGATCCGGTAATTGGGGAAGGCGGGATTTGGGGCAGCTCCCGGGATACTCATATTGTTAACGACCTGGGGATTCCGCTGCATGTGATCGGGGTATCCGGCATTGTCGCTGCAGGAAGTCCCGAGGGCATTCTCATTGCCGGCAAAGGGGAAGCAAATGCCATCAAAGAAATCCTGCAACAGGCTGCTGAGGAACCGAGGTATGGGGAAACCGGATGGGGAAGCTATACCGTCCTCGACCGGACCTTCAGCGGGCCGGAGCTTATTCTGACCCTTGCCTTATCCCTGCTGCCGGGCCATGACCTGCCTGAATTGCAGTGTCAGCATTCCAGCAAGAGCTGGGTCATCGTGTCCGGTCAAGGAGAGATCGTGCTGAACGGGCTGCCCGCTGCGGCACAGACCGGCGGAATCTTTACAATCGCCAGGGGAGACAGGCATGGGATCAGAGCTTTTACGGCCCTGAAGCTGATAGAGATCAGAACTTGCGGACAAGATGATGAGCAAAAGATCTACAGCTAA
- a CDS encoding DUF6492 family protein has protein sequence MSAISGLTNSGPAIDVLIPAIEKDLATLPHVIDSLRRYVRHPISNIYIVSPNSRKIRSLCTRKSCIFVDETRVLPFTKKDIRYSSARWNRSGWLYQQLLKMNGDHVCRESFFLVIDADTVLIRPHRFRSGNSSIFYCRSWSQPEYFRTYRKLMGTRPPAPRSFVTHYMLFEKAKLAGLKRKIEDRHGMSWHAAIIRSIDKRKQFGFSEYETYANYVYSGDSTSVIMKTANNKSLKSSFASLGKAQTLRLARTFRSLSFHQRKGYSTPARH, from the coding sequence ATGTCAGCAATATCAGGCTTAACGAACAGCGGACCGGCAATCGATGTCCTGATCCCGGCCATTGAAAAAGATCTGGCAACCCTCCCTCATGTGATAGACAGCCTTCGCCGCTATGTCCGCCATCCGATCAGCAATATTTACATTGTCTCACCGAACAGCCGCAAAATCAGATCTCTGTGCACACGGAAAAGCTGTATCTTTGTCGACGAAACCCGAGTGCTGCCGTTTACCAAAAAGGACATCCGTTATTCCTCCGCCCGCTGGAACCGGTCGGGCTGGCTGTACCAGCAGCTGCTGAAGATGAACGGGGATCATGTCTGCCGGGAGAGCTTTTTTCTGGTTATTGATGCCGATACTGTGCTGATCCGTCCCCACCGTTTCCGTTCCGGGAACAGCAGCATTTTCTATTGCCGCAGCTGGAGCCAGCCGGAATATTTCCGCACCTACCGGAAGCTGATGGGTACCCGGCCGCCCGCTCCCAGATCATTTGTCACCCATTATATGCTCTTTGAGAAGGCAAAGCTCGCCGGATTAAAACGAAAAATCGAAGACCGCCACGGCATGTCCTGGCACGCCGCCATTATACGCAGTATCGACAAGAGGAAGCAGTTCGGCTTCTCTGAGTACGAAACCTACGCCAATTATGTGTACAGCGGAGACAGCACCTCTGTAATCATGAAGACTGCCAATAATAAATCGCTGAAAAGCTCATTTGCGTCTCTGGGGAAAGCGCAGACTTTGCGGCTTGCCCGCACGTTCCGTTCACTTTCCTTCCATCAGCGCAAGGGATACTCCACTCCAGCCAGGCACTAA
- a CDS encoding YheC/YheD family protein, producing MKANTANLVQSKWVKTKLLLRSNAVRPFIPDTRKFSRRNLEEMIRSYGMIYVKPERGTYGNGVIRAERSENKGYTYQYEETVRHFDTFEAFHKSLAQKTGKRSYLIQKGIHLLKHNRRRFDIRVMVQLSPKGVWEATGIIGRLGHPRKIVTNYHSGGRPMAIETLLSTHLTRQQLAHLTGELNLLGTRMAAHMQKTYPRIRKIGVDVGLDRSLTPWVIEVNMNPDPYIFNQLKDKSMYRKVMKYRRYWMEK from the coding sequence GTGAAGGCAAACACAGCTAACCTAGTGCAGAGCAAATGGGTGAAGACAAAGCTGCTGCTGCGCAGCAATGCGGTCAGACCTTTTATCCCGGATACCCGGAAATTCTCCAGACGCAATCTGGAGGAGATGATTCGCAGCTATGGAATGATCTATGTTAAGCCGGAACGGGGAACCTATGGCAATGGGGTTATACGGGCCGAGCGGAGTGAGAACAAGGGCTACACGTACCAATATGAGGAAACGGTCCGCCATTTTGATACCTTTGAAGCCTTTCACAAAAGCCTGGCCCAAAAAACAGGCAAAAGAAGTTATTTGATTCAAAAAGGCATCCACCTGCTGAAGCATAACCGCCGCCGCTTTGATATCCGGGTGATGGTGCAGCTAAGCCCGAAGGGAGTCTGGGAAGCTACCGGAATTATCGGACGGCTGGGCCATCCGCGCAAAATTGTTACGAATTACCACAGCGGCGGCCGGCCGATGGCGATTGAAACCCTGCTCTCGACCCATTTGACCCGCCAACAGCTTGCACATCTGACCGGGGAATTGAATCTGCTTGGCACCCGCATGGCGGCCCATATGCAGAAAACCTATCCCCGCATCCGCAAAATCGGCGTAGATGTCGGCCTGGACCGGTCACTGACCCCATGGGTGATTGAAGTAAATATGAATCCTGACCCTTATATCTTCAATCAGCTGAAGGATAAATCCATGTACAGGAAGGTTATGAAATACCGGCGTTATTGGATGGAAAAATAA
- a CDS encoding sensor histidine kinase, with translation MIKRFVSGKLRIKLILSLLFSFAVSVGIFLLLQFTAEDIAEDYFDQSSFIENQQNQAIAEFKKYVSDNRLALSDHEQLTKWAGKMKYVTVYLFKDDHLVYSSDREEAAAGSGNHMINPILKGIPLVPVAFADTNVQLYMECFFEYKYINIIGFVTLTLSFICFICIMLFFINRKTSYIGVLENEIKILEGGYLDYPITVSGDDELSSLAQSINEMRKSFMERLNSEERARLANSELVTAMSHDLRTPLTALVGYLDIIAYQKYGTEDNLNKYIHNSREKAYQIKTLSDQLFEYFTVFNTDEGDLALDTFDGMPLIDQLIDEQLLGLQNHRIQFEYLPCGTPFQIDINLTAMRRVFDNLFSNITKYAGTSKPVIIKCCIANQKLRLDIQNHIGPNPETIDSTGIGMKTCEKIIRQHKGSLAVTRTEDIYSACIHLPVKA, from the coding sequence TTGATTAAGAGGTTTGTATCCGGCAAGCTGAGAATCAAATTAATTCTCTCCCTGTTGTTCTCATTCGCCGTTTCTGTAGGCATCTTCCTATTGCTGCAATTCACTGCGGAAGACATTGCGGAGGACTATTTCGATCAAAGCTCCTTCATCGAGAATCAACAAAATCAAGCCATTGCCGAATTCAAGAAATATGTGTCCGATAACAGGCTGGCCCTGAGCGATCATGAACAGCTAACCAAATGGGCTGGCAAAATGAAATATGTAACGGTCTATCTTTTCAAAGATGATCACCTGGTATACAGTTCGGATCGTGAAGAGGCTGCTGCCGGCAGCGGGAATCACATGATTAACCCGATTCTCAAAGGGATTCCGCTTGTGCCTGTCGCCTTTGCCGACACCAACGTCCAGCTATATATGGAATGCTTTTTTGAATACAAGTATATTAACATCATTGGCTTTGTAACCCTCACCCTCTCCTTTATCTGCTTTATCTGCATCATGCTGTTCTTTATCAACCGGAAAACCTCTTATATCGGAGTACTGGAAAATGAAATCAAAATACTGGAGGGGGGCTATCTGGATTACCCCATTACGGTCAGCGGCGATGATGAGCTGTCTTCACTGGCCCAAAGCATCAATGAAATGAGAAAGTCGTTTATGGAAAGACTGAACAGCGAGGAACGGGCGAGGTTGGCCAACAGTGAACTGGTCACGGCGATGTCGCATGATCTGAGAACACCGCTCACTGCGCTTGTAGGTTATCTGGATATCATTGCGTACCAGAAATATGGCACCGAAGACAACCTGAACAAGTATATTCACAACAGCCGTGAAAAAGCCTATCAAATCAAAACGCTGTCAGACCAATTGTTTGAGTATTTTACAGTGTTCAATACCGATGAGGGTGATTTGGCGCTGGACACCTTCGACGGGATGCCACTGATCGATCAGCTGATCGATGAGCAGCTTCTGGGACTGCAGAATCACCGGATTCAGTTTGAGTATCTTCCATGCGGCACCCCCTTTCAGATCGACATCAATTTGACAGCTATGCGCAGAGTGTTCGATAATCTGTTCTCCAACATTACAAAATATGCCGGCACCTCAAAACCAGTAATCATTAAATGCTGTATTGCCAATCAAAAGCTGCGGTTGGATATTCAAAATCACATTGGCCCTAATCCGGAAACGATAGACAGCACAGGAATCGGCATGAAAACCTGCGAGAAAATTATCAGGCAGCACAAGGGGTCCCTGGCGGTCACCCGAACCGAAGATATCTATTCTGCCTGCATCCATTTGCCTGTAAAGGCCTGA
- a CDS encoding response regulator transcription factor, translated as MNYTTNILIADDNDEIREIVRVLLKSEGFHIIEAVDGDDAVHKADETIDLFILDIMMPGKSGFKACVEIREKSSAPILFLTAKTQDSDKYMAFSAGSDDYLSKPFSYTELVSRVKALLRRYYVYKGKDSAPSSDTIHIHDLSINTASNEVTMAQQEITLTETEYQILLLLAQNRMKIFSAQNLYESVWNEPYFYSCNNTVMVHIRNLRSKLEADPQNPEYIKTVWGKGYRID; from the coding sequence ATGAACTATACAACAAATATTCTGATCGCCGATGACAACGATGAAATCCGGGAGATTGTCCGTGTTCTTTTGAAAAGCGAAGGGTTCCATATCATCGAAGCTGTAGACGGAGACGATGCTGTCCATAAGGCCGATGAAACGATAGATTTATTCATTCTGGATATTATGATGCCTGGAAAATCCGGATTTAAGGCATGCGTAGAAATCCGCGAGAAATCAAGCGCTCCAATCTTGTTTTTAACGGCAAAAACGCAGGACTCCGATAAATACATGGCCTTCTCGGCGGGAAGCGATGACTACCTGTCCAAACCGTTTTCTTATACAGAGCTGGTCTCCAGGGTGAAGGCGCTGCTGAGAAGATATTATGTGTACAAAGGGAAGGACAGTGCGCCTTCTTCAGATACAATCCACATTCATGATCTGAGCATCAACACCGCCTCCAATGAGGTGACTATGGCTCAGCAGGAGATTACGCTGACGGAAACCGAATATCAAATTCTGCTGCTGCTGGCACAAAACAGGATGAAAATATTCTCTGCACAAAATTTATATGAGAGCGTGTGGAACGAGCCTTATTTCTATAGCTGCAACAACACGGTCATGGTCCATATCCGCAACCTGAGAAGCAAATTGGAGGCCGATCCGCAGAATCCGGAGTATATCAAAACGGTCTGGGGAAAGGGGTACCGCATTGATTAA
- a CDS encoding TVP38/TMEM64 family protein, with protein MAPSRKILITRISLLILAGTAVILMLKYLPDILQLTVSFDEFRKYILSTGKAGPAVLILFQILQTVIAPIPGEVVQIAGGYIYGVTLGTIYVTAGMLTGSAIAFYFTRFMGGFLIGRLIEKKKLKWMTDMMGRKNFSVFLFVFFLIPGLPKDLLVYIAGLTPMKPLRLFGILLAGRLPWLIASVAVGANLYQKNYTSTIILSVLAVVAFVLGLIYKDKLIQRFGAGKRAGRS; from the coding sequence ATGGCCCCATCCAGAAAGATTTTAATCACCAGAATATCATTGTTAATACTGGCAGGTACGGCAGTTATTCTGATGCTGAAATATCTGCCGGATATCCTTCAATTGACCGTGTCTTTTGATGAATTCCGAAAGTATATTCTCTCAACGGGCAAAGCGGGACCGGCGGTATTAATTCTGTTTCAGATCCTCCAAACCGTAATTGCTCCGATTCCGGGAGAGGTCGTGCAAATTGCCGGAGGCTACATATATGGAGTCACGCTGGGAACAATTTATGTAACGGCCGGGATGTTGACGGGCTCCGCTATTGCCTTTTATTTCACCAGGTTTATGGGAGGCTTCCTGATTGGGAGATTAATAGAAAAGAAGAAGCTGAAGTGGATGACAGATATGATGGGGAGAAAGAATTTTTCGGTATTTTTGTTTGTTTTCTTCCTGATTCCCGGACTGCCGAAGGATTTACTCGTGTATATTGCAGGGTTGACGCCGATGAAGCCGCTCAGGTTGTTCGGAATATTGCTTGCGGGAAGATTGCCCTGGCTGATCGCGTCTGTAGCAGTCGGAGCTAACCTTTATCAGAAAAATTATACCTCCACTATCATCCTTTCCGTGCTGGCCGTGGTGGCTTTTGTATTGGGATTGATTTATAAGGATAAGCTGATTCAGAGATTCGGGGCCGGCAAGAGAGCCGGCCGTTCATAA
- a CDS encoding CDP-alcohol phosphatidyltransferase family protein produces the protein MVKKSIPNVLTFLNLSFGVLAILEIVGGSYFISGVFLICAAVVDRYDGRIARFLNVSSTLGKELDSLADLVSFGVAPALLIFCKFNFLNLGHIKGIGICVLLLYVISGSYRLAKYNIGHFDNVFIGMPITVAGFILAVYSLAAPINSAFTMGSVVLLLFLACFMVSKYKFNKR, from the coding sequence ATGGTTAAAAAGTCTATACCCAATGTGCTTACGTTCCTGAACTTATCTTTTGGCGTTCTGGCCATTCTTGAGATTGTGGGCGGAAGCTACTTTATCAGCGGGGTGTTTCTAATCTGTGCGGCGGTAGTGGATAGATATGACGGCAGAATCGCCCGTTTCTTGAACGTATCCAGCACACTTGGCAAAGAACTGGATTCCCTGGCGGATCTGGTCTCCTTCGGGGTTGCGCCGGCGCTGCTAATATTCTGTAAATTCAATTTTCTGAACCTGGGCCATATTAAAGGAATCGGCATCTGTGTGTTATTGCTGTATGTCATCAGCGGTTCTTACCGGTTGGCCAAATATAACATCGGTCATTTCGATAATGTATTTATAGGTATGCCCATTACCGTCGCGGGTTTTATTCTCGCCGTGTATTCATTGGCTGCACCTATCAATAGTGCTTTTACAATGGGTTCCGTTGTGCTGCTGCTGTTTCTTGCCTGCTTCATGGTCTCCAAATACAAATTCAACAAAAGATAA